The Toxotes jaculatrix isolate fToxJac2 chromosome 20, fToxJac2.pri, whole genome shotgun sequence DNA segment GGACCTCCTGGAGGGGATCGAGGCATGAAGAGGGAGGTTGTGATTTCAGTGATGGATATGTATTTTCCCTCCCATGTAAGTGGTAGCCCTGCTACTTTCCTGTATAGTCAGTATTTACTCAACTGCACGAAAGACTCAACACACATGCCATTCAGTGGTTTATATACatgataaataaacaataaacaggaATAATATGTACCAACAGATCACTTCAAACATTCATAAATAtactgtcaaaataaatgttcataTATACTTTTTCTTCGATTACCTCTATCGTTCCTCTCTGACAGGCCTCAGGTGCAAATGAACTAATACAGAATGAATACCTGCAACAACATGACCGAAGAACAATACAGTTCCTGCAGTCGCATGACTTTGATATGTTTCCTCCTTACAGATGCAGGTTTGCTGGTGTACGTCTATCAGTTTCAGCTTTCACCTGTGACGCACAGTAAGATAAGACCCAGTTTTGTCAGAGCAGACCACTGTGAccatgctttgttttttcttggaTCTTCCCTCTGTACTGGGCTCACTATGGTTACAGGTACTACTGAAAACAGGAACatctgtcatattttttttttttttttttgcatctgatTGATAAACATCATGCGTGCCAATAGTGTTTCAGTTGTGCAATAACTGATATCTCCCTCAGGACCTGTGTcgcaagaggaggaggaactgaGGAAATTCAGCATGGCTTACATAGCAAAACAATGCATTCACTGGGTAGAGTATCTTATACtgctttttgctgcttttctcctccTGGGAAGCGTGCATACAGAGATTtgcaatttttatttctttccccCACAATAGGTCACCAAATGGGTCCAGACTGGTGAGGTGGTCTGAAAACCACCCGAAGCTGGACCTGCAGCACACAGTCGGTGAAGGAGGAAACAGAACACGgctcacttcctctgtgttgAGGAATGATGAACTCTGATACAGCCATCATACTGTAAGAGATGCTTCCATAAAGTACAGCAAAATATTATCACATGAAGAGTGAGGAGGCCATTGAGTTCACagtttgttgttaagagtgctTCGTCCTTTGTAACCGCATGTGGTCCTCACAGTCTGGACATTTGACTCGATTTGTGCAGACACATTCAAGCACGGGTTGTGGTGGCGGAGCCCAGGTCAcctataaaaacagaaaccatATTAACATCTTTTTGCCTTAATTCtgtaaacatgacaaaaaacaaCCGCATAAACTCAAAACTGGAAGTCGTACCTGAGATTTAAGGACATGCAGCTCAGTGCGAACTTTTCTGAACCGATTCTGTAGCTCCAAATATTTCTCGTTaagcctctctctgtccttccgCTCTGTCAAAAAGTCTTCCTTGTAGACCTGagcctaaaaaataaaaacacaatataagGATACAAATGGGGCCTTTGGGAGAGAGCTTTGGAATTACCCTTACTCGCTGCGttactgagagttagatgagaaaaccGATACCACTCTTGTTTGTGTGATACAATTAAAGTTAGAGCTACAGTTTCATATGTGGACGTGACAGTggttctcatctaactctcggtgaacatttcccaaaatgttgaattcttcctgtaaaaaacacacacacacacacacacacacacacacacacacacacacacacacacacacacacacacacacacacatttatatatgtatatgatgAAGCTCACCTGATGTTTCCACAGATCCTGTAGTGTTTCACTGCTCTCTCCATGAGGTTTAGTGGTGAGAAGAGCCTCCTCTAGGGCCTGTGGTGCAAACACATTAAAGCAACTATTAATACCACTTCTGCTGAAGGGTCCGAACTTTCAGCACACtgcagctgcctcacctcattCAGTCGTTTGATCTCCTTTTGCTGGTGTTGCCCTCTCCGGGTCAGAGTTGCGTTCTGCGCTCGCAGCTCTTTTGCCTCCTTTTCTACTTTTAGTAGCTCAGAGGTTGCATCACCATCACCagtctgtgaaatgtttattccATAAGGATCACATGATTACACatgttttacagatttaatctAATCACAATGCCTTAACGTGTGTTTAGTGCATTTACCGAtttgctgtctttgtttgtcttgAATTTGAGTTTTTTATATAATGTGGtgtgcttttctccttcctcacaCGTCCCCTCTTCAAAGTGATTGCGGCTTTGCTGCAGTAATGCTTTTAAATCCTGAACCTGAgtgtgagggaaagaaaagggagaaaaggagtaaattaataaaacaaactgagctGAGTCGAGTAAAACAATGAGTGGGACTGTGCATCTGCCTCCTCCTTACCTTCTCTTTGTAGTACCTCACCATGGTTCGGTACTCTTTTGCCCATTTCTCATTAATAGAAATAAGCTgagtaagacagaaaaaaacacaaatcttaTAAGCACTTAAAGTACAGGCATGTGTTTTGGGATGAATATAAATCTCAGTTCTGAAATGTACTCACCTCTTGTTTTTGCTCCTCCAAGATAAGTATCTGTGCTTTCATTCTGACATCACTGTTGGCAGCAGACACTTCTGACTGAGGAAAATAAGAGGAACTATTCAAATGTGGTATACAGCATATCCATCGGCAGGCAAGTGCCTGTGACTTTATTGGCAATTATGCAATATGACAATATCCACTGACTTCCTTTTACACATTTTTGGAAGTTTTACATGGGACTGTTTCCAGTAACACGAAGAGCAAGGTCATTTCCTTGTGGTCAGGGAATCAGACGGTGACGGGGTAAGAGAAAATAATTCTCTCGCAGACGTATCTTCCAGTGTTGCATCTGTTAATATTACCTGTGTGTCTTCCAGCTGTCTCTCAGGATGAAACTCTGCGGCTGTGTGAAGCTTTTCACCAATGGAGTAGTCCAGGACACAAAAGTCATACCTGAAAGAACGTGAGAGTTTGCAGTCGGTAAGTCATAAGAAGAATTTGTAGGAGGTAAAAATATCGGACAAAAAGGATTTGAAGTGACTCACGTGTCTATATTGGGCAGCGATGGATAAAGTCTGTGGGTTCGTTTGT contains these protein-coding regions:
- the LOC121200194 gene encoding TNFAIP3-interacting protein 1-like, with amino-acid sequence MSLRENTMDRPPVDRSQTSEPVPTDNKRTHRLYPSLPNIDTYDFCVLDYSIGEKLHTAAEFHPERQLEDTQSEVSAANSDVRMKAQILILEEQKQELISINEKWAKEYRTMVRYYKEKVQDLKALLQQSRNHFEEGTCEEGEKHTTLYKKLKFKTNKDSKSTGDGDATSELLKVEKEAKELRAQNATLTRRGQHQQKEIKRLNEALEEALLTTKPHGESSETLQDLWKHQAQVYKEDFLTERKDRERLNEKYLELQNRFRKVRTELHVLKSQVTWAPPPQPVLECVCTNRVKCPDCEDHMRLQRTKHS